In Candidatus Eremiobacteraceae bacterium, a single window of DNA contains:
- a CDS encoding BON domain-containing protein, protein MNDRFTGGIAAAAVLGAATGIALAPAENRNEFVRRIQRGVRRLTYVLTHDRERIGLAVGITATKIADLTQYVIDRVGETVAASGSPITRIRRALARHPNLRKRAISVDAIANIILLQGAVEDDQEWQTADLLARMAFPEGAIRNHLRIQRPSPAD, encoded by the coding sequence TTGAACGATCGATTTACCGGCGGCATCGCCGCCGCGGCCGTCCTCGGCGCAGCGACCGGCATCGCCCTCGCGCCGGCCGAGAACCGCAACGAATTCGTGCGCCGCATCCAGCGCGGCGTGCGCAGGCTGACCTACGTCCTCACGCACGACCGCGAGCGCATCGGCCTCGCCGTCGGGATCACCGCCACCAAGATCGCGGACCTCACGCAATACGTGATCGATCGAGTAGGCGAGACCGTCGCCGCCTCCGGCTCGCCGATCACGCGCATCCGCCGAGCACTCGCGCGGCACCCGAACCTGCGCAAGCGCGCCATCTCGGTCGACGCGATCGCCAACATCATCCTGCTGCAAGGCGCCGTCGAAGACGACCAGGAGTGGCAGACCGCCGACCTGCTCGCCCGCATGGCGTTCCCCGAAGGCGCGATCCGCAACCACCTGCGCATCCAACGCCCGAGCCCGGCGGACTGA